Proteins encoded within one genomic window of Triticum aestivum cultivar Chinese Spring chromosome 2D, IWGSC CS RefSeq v2.1, whole genome shotgun sequence:
- the LOC123055239 gene encoding general transcription and DNA repair factor IIH subunit TFB2 yields the protein MPQVMVVARNFMDMVAALPAAKLDMLYDSAFICEAVLRSFPPLAKKYVIQMLYVSAPMLAAAMQEWVLDEYASKHKVAIDRLLQLRVFVEVRDRRKEVSYKMNNKFQANMQKYLVSGGCLPREPLPFSVTGRLPTLVELENYALDQWECFLLQLINSSQVEKGTTFSSSMMKTFQRGLLSSRDGEAAKLSENGFQFLLMETNAQLWYIMREYISSAEERGVDPTDLISFLLELSFHTQGAAYSLSTLTEVQRVAIMDLMELGLVKLQQGRKDSWFIPTKLATNLSSSLSDSAASKEGIVVVETNFRLYAYSASKLHCEILRLFSRVEYQLPNLIVGAITKESLYGAFDNGITAEQIISFLQQNAHPRVIDKIPIVPENVTDQIRLWENDRNRVEMVLSHVYEDFPSKDMFEQCCDHARDNGYLLWEDAKKMRLIVNAEFHQEMREFLRRQR from the exons ATGCCTCAGGTGATGGTGGTCGCGCGGAACTTCATGGACATGGTGGCCGCACTGCCTGCCGCCAAACTAGACATGCTCTACGATTCCGCCTTCATCTGTGAGGCTGTACTCAG GTCGTTCCCACCGCTGGCAAAGAAGTACGTGATTCAGATGTTGTACGTGTCGGCACCGATGCTTGCTGCGGCTATGCAGGAGTGGGTGCTGGATGAGTATGCCTCCAAGCACAAGGTTGCCATCGATAGGTTGCTCCAACTCAGGGTATTTGTGGAAGTACGTGACAG AAGGAAGGAGGTGAGCTACAAGATGAATAATAAGTTTCAAGCTAACATGCAAAAGTATTTGGTTAGTGG CGGGTGTTTGCCAAGGGAACCACTACCATTCAGTGTCACTGGCAGATTGCCTACACTCGTGGAACTAGAAAATTATGCTCTTGATCAATGGGAG TGCTTCTTGCTGCAATTGATCAACTCGTCTCAAGTTGAGAAAGGGACCACTTTCAGCTCGTCTATGATGAAGACGTTCCAGCGAGGTCTTCTGAGTTCAAG GGATGGTGAAGCTGCAAAGTTAAGTGAGAATGGCTTCCAGTTTCTG CTGATGGAGACAAATGCACAGCTTTGGTATATAATGAGAGAATACATTTCATCCGCAGAG GAACGTGGGGTGGACCCCACGGACTTGATATCATTTCTATTGGAGCTTAGTTTTCATACACAAGGAGCG GCTTACAGCCTAAGTACTCTGACAGAAGTCCAAAGAGTTGCAATTATGGATCTGATGGAGCTCGGGTTAGTCAAACTGCAGCAG GGCCGGAAAGATAGCTGGTTCATACCTACAAAATTGGCTACAAATCTCTCATCGAGCTTGTCAGATTCAGCTGCCAGCAAAGAG GGTATTGTGGTTGTGGAGACAAACTTTAGGTTGTATGCGTACTCTGCTTCCAAGCTGCACTGTGAAATTCTACGTCTTTTTTCAAG GGTAGAGTATCAACTACCAAACCTTATTGTGGGAGCTATTACAAAAGAAAGTCTGTATGGtgcatttgataacgggatcaccgcTGAACAG ATAATTTCATTCCTTCAGCAAAATGCCCACCCTCGTGTCATCGACAAAATACCGATAGTCCCAGAGAATGTTACAGATCAG ATTAGGCTGTGGGAGAACGACCGTAACAGGGTCGAGATGGTCCTGTCACACGTATACGAAGATTTCCCGAGCAAG GACATGTTTGAGCAATGCTGTGACCACGCAAGGGATAACGGGTACTTGCTGTGGGAGGACGCGAAGAAGATGCGATTGATAGTGAACGCGGAGTTCCACCAAGAAATGCGGGAGTTCCTCCGCAGGCAAAGATGA